From the Leucobacter tenebrionis genome, one window contains:
- a CDS encoding tripartite tricarboxylate transporter substrate binding protein, giving the protein MTAASAEPAQAPPPEQRTGKRTGRIIGRVIGGAIAVAAVGFASYGSISSAALGSDIRNSMTVIAPAAAGGGWDGVAREMQQAMKANGIVNNVQVVNMPGAGGTIALGNLSVLSGQPNNILVGGTGLLAATIQFDSAATLDDVTALATIVEEYDVIVVPADSPYQTLDDLVEAWRADPKALPWSGGGSFDQLVITDLALAAGIDPVDLTYIPSDGGGEAIQAMLNGTVAAAAGGYPDNIDQIESGRLRALALVAPERVDGIDIPTAREQGYDITLTNWRSLSAPAGLSDDDREALVDLVLETVETPEWDDAMERYHWTEKVLTGDELEEFLGEEHERIAQLYREMGQ; this is encoded by the coding sequence ATGACGGCAGCATCAGCGGAGCCTGCTCAGGCACCGCCCCCGGAACAGCGGACGGGGAAGCGCACGGGCAGAATCATCGGGCGCGTGATCGGCGGGGCCATCGCGGTGGCCGCCGTCGGCTTCGCCTCGTACGGGTCGATCAGCTCGGCGGCGCTCGGATCCGACATCCGCAATTCGATGACCGTCATCGCACCCGCGGCCGCCGGTGGCGGATGGGACGGCGTGGCCCGCGAGATGCAGCAGGCCATGAAGGCGAACGGCATCGTGAACAACGTGCAGGTGGTCAACATGCCCGGAGCCGGCGGCACCATCGCGCTCGGAAACCTGTCGGTGCTCTCGGGGCAGCCCAACAACATCCTCGTGGGCGGCACCGGCCTCCTCGCGGCGACCATCCAGTTCGATTCGGCAGCCACGCTCGACGACGTCACGGCGCTCGCGACCATCGTCGAGGAGTACGACGTCATCGTCGTGCCGGCCGACTCGCCCTACCAGACGCTCGACGACCTGGTCGAGGCGTGGCGCGCCGATCCGAAAGCCCTGCCCTGGTCGGGCGGCGGATCCTTCGACCAGCTCGTGATCACCGATCTCGCGCTCGCCGCGGGCATCGATCCGGTCGACCTCACCTACATCCCGTCCGACGGCGGCGGCGAGGCGATCCAGGCCATGCTCAACGGCACCGTCGCGGCAGCAGCCGGCGGTTACCCCGACAACATCGATCAGATCGAGTCGGGCCGGCTCCGAGCGCTCGCGCTGGTCGCCCCCGAGCGGGTCGACGGCATCGACATCCCGACCGCCCGCGAGCAGGGGTACGACATCACCCTCACCAACTGGCGCTCGCTCTCCGCGCCGGCGGGCTTGAGCGACGACGACCGCGAGGCCCTCGTCGACCTGGTGCTCGAGACCGTCGAGACCCCCGAGTGGGACGACGCGATGGAGCGCTACCACTGGACCGAGAAAGTGCTCACCGGCGACGAACTCGAAGAGTTCCTCGGGGAGGAGCACGAACGCATCGCGCAGCTGTACAGGGAGATGGGGCAATGA
- a CDS encoding tripartite tricarboxylate transporter TctB family protein, with amino-acid sequence MTHSNNPTAVSAVMGEELEIGRENPGAALLKQLVMPAILVAFATYLLIGILTMRVPEGVVFPGPQFFPSIIAAGLYLFAVLLVVRAVRDRAEAAAAAERSAAEIELLTDEEVAALEAEAAKRVGIDWRSMAWIVGSFIGFALLLPVLGWIVAAALLFWCVARAFGSERPIFNLVVGLTASSLAYIAFDMLLGLTLPSGILGWGF; translated from the coding sequence ATGACGCACTCGAACAATCCCACCGCCGTCTCGGCGGTCATGGGCGAAGAGCTCGAGATCGGGAGGGAGAACCCCGGCGCCGCGCTGCTCAAGCAGCTCGTCATGCCCGCGATCCTCGTCGCCTTCGCCACCTATTTGCTCATCGGCATCCTCACGATGCGCGTGCCCGAGGGCGTCGTGTTCCCCGGGCCCCAGTTCTTCCCGTCGATCATCGCCGCCGGGCTCTACCTGTTCGCGGTACTGCTGGTCGTGCGGGCGGTGAGGGATCGCGCCGAGGCTGCAGCGGCGGCCGAGCGATCGGCCGCGGAGATCGAGCTGCTCACCGACGAGGAGGTCGCCGCGCTCGAAGCGGAGGCCGCGAAACGAGTCGGCATCGACTGGCGCTCCATGGCGTGGATCGTCGGCTCGTTCATCGGATTCGCGCTGCTGCTGCCCGTCCTGGGGTGGATCGTCGCGGCCGCGCTGCTGTTCTGGTGCGTGGCACGCGCCTTCGGATCCGAACGACCGATCTTCAACCTCGTCGTCGGTCTGACCGCGAGCTCGCTCGCCTACATCGCGTTCGACATGCTGCTCGGCCTCACGCTGCCGTCCGGCATCCTCGGTTGGGGGTTCTGA
- a CDS encoding tripartite tricarboxylate transporter permease, whose translation MDTLQLLAEGFAGALTWQNLLWVVIGCLLGTAVGVMPGLGSSMAVALLLPMTFALEPTAAFIMFSGVYFGGLFGDSTMSILMNMPGQASAIASTFEGHKMALNGRAAQALATAAIGAFVGGFLASIAVVFMAPALADFSTQFGPAEFFALALFAFVATSSVVTDNPVKGLSSLFIGLGIAVIGVDGISGAPRFTMDSPNLFDGVSLVTVTVAVLALGEVIYVACLERHIGGGKLIRPKGRPWLSGREFREALPAWLRGTAIGMPFGVVPAGGSEIPTFLAFGLEKKLDARRKNPQFGKGAIRGLAAPEAAGNSTTGMAMGALLALGLPISATAAIMLAAFRQYGLQPGPLLFERSSELVWALLASFFIAMIVLLILNLPFAMVWAKLLLIPRPYLYAGITMVCALGIYATSGKTFDLMLLLVVGLVGFVMRAVDFPLAPLIIGMVLGPLAETSLRDAAMSANGDFSVLVQGPIPLTLYSLLLLVIAFAVRGKIVERRRAKALAPVG comes from the coding sequence ATGGATACGCTGCAACTCCTGGCAGAGGGCTTCGCGGGAGCCCTCACCTGGCAGAACCTGCTCTGGGTGGTGATCGGCTGTCTGCTCGGCACCGCGGTCGGCGTCATGCCCGGCCTCGGATCGTCGATGGCGGTCGCGCTGCTGCTGCCCATGACCTTCGCACTCGAGCCCACGGCGGCCTTCATCATGTTCTCCGGCGTGTACTTCGGCGGGCTCTTCGGAGACTCGACGATGAGCATCCTCATGAACATGCCCGGGCAGGCCTCGGCGATCGCCTCGACGTTCGAGGGGCACAAGATGGCGCTCAACGGCAGAGCCGCCCAAGCGCTCGCCACCGCGGCGATCGGCGCGTTCGTCGGAGGCTTTCTCGCGTCGATCGCGGTCGTCTTCATGGCGCCCGCGCTCGCCGACTTCTCGACGCAGTTCGGCCCCGCCGAGTTCTTCGCGCTCGCGCTCTTCGCCTTCGTCGCGACCTCCTCGGTGGTCACCGACAACCCCGTGAAGGGCCTCTCGTCGCTCTTCATCGGGCTCGGGATCGCGGTGATCGGCGTCGACGGCATCTCGGGTGCGCCGCGCTTCACGATGGACTCGCCCAACCTCTTCGACGGCGTCTCCCTCGTCACGGTGACGGTGGCGGTGCTGGCTCTCGGCGAGGTCATCTACGTCGCCTGCCTCGAACGGCACATCGGCGGCGGCAAGCTCATCAGGCCCAAGGGCCGCCCGTGGCTGTCGGGCCGCGAGTTCCGCGAAGCGCTGCCGGCCTGGCTGCGCGGTACGGCGATCGGCATGCCCTTCGGCGTCGTGCCCGCCGGCGGATCGGAGATCCCGACCTTCCTGGCCTTCGGCCTCGAGAAGAAGCTCGACGCGCGCCGCAAGAACCCGCAGTTCGGCAAGGGCGCGATCCGCGGTCTCGCAGCCCCCGAGGCCGCGGGCAACTCGACGACGGGCATGGCGATGGGCGCGCTGCTCGCCCTCGGCCTGCCGATCTCGGCGACCGCCGCCATCATGCTCGCGGCCTTCCGCCAGTACGGGCTGCAGCCGGGGCCGCTGCTCTTCGAGCGATCCTCCGAACTCGTGTGGGCGCTGCTCGCCAGCTTCTTCATCGCGATGATCGTGCTGCTGATCCTCAACCTGCCGTTCGCGATGGTGTGGGCGAAGCTGCTGCTGATCCCGCGGCCGTACCTGTACGCGGGCATCACGATGGTCTGCGCCCTCGGCATCTACGCCACGTCGGGCAAGACCTTCGACCTCATGCTGCTGCTCGTCGTCGGACTCGTCGGCTTCGTGATGCGCGCCGTCGACTTCCCGCTCGCGCCGCTCATCATCGGCATGGTGCTCGGCCCGCTCGCCGAGACGAGCCTGCGGGACGCCGCCATGAGCGCGAACGGCGACTTCTCGGTGCTCGTGCAGGGGCCGATCCCGCTCACCCTCTATTCCCTGCTGCTGCTCGTGATCGCGTTCGCCGTGCGCGGCAAGATCGTGGAGCGGAGGCGCGCGAAGGCGCTCGCCCCCGTCGGCTGA
- a CDS encoding CPBP family intramembrane glutamic endopeptidase — MEPLSLAAALLVVLAAPAFFVLELPLLGFALLAGGLLVAWAGSRGAAVAGAERGSAAGSGSWAGPAAGAASGLGSGSGSGSRSAPRPPSLLRDLSLIAIGLAIVRSIPLAAELDDWSMVKFTLALGGAVAVPYVVSRWVYRDRATGFPWRGRAEETRSVDCARGAAHGGSLRSEARGGAGKRWGLLHWTWLAAVLVLGWLILPWYFISSGVYLNWPDVDDADLIARLFVGVGAVGIWDELFFICTVFAVLLRHFPAWAANLLQAVVFVSFLWELGYRAWGPLLTIPFALVQGYIFLRTHSLAYVVTVHLLFDAVVFAVLVHAHNPQLFDVFLTAP; from the coding sequence ATCGAGCCGCTGAGCCTGGCCGCCGCGCTCCTCGTTGTGCTCGCGGCCCCGGCGTTCTTCGTGCTCGAACTGCCGCTGCTCGGCTTCGCCCTGCTGGCCGGAGGGCTGCTTGTCGCGTGGGCGGGGTCGCGGGGTGCGGCGGTCGCGGGCGCTGAGCGAGGATCGGCTGCGGGATCGGGGTCGTGGGCGGGGCCCGCCGCGGGCGCCGCGTCGGGATTGGGATCGGGATCCGGATCAGGATCCCGATCCGCGCCGCGCCCGCCCAGCCTGCTGCGCGACCTCTCGCTCATCGCGATCGGGCTCGCGATCGTGCGCAGCATCCCGCTCGCAGCCGAGCTCGACGACTGGTCGATGGTGAAGTTCACGCTCGCCCTCGGCGGTGCCGTCGCGGTGCCGTACGTCGTCTCAAGGTGGGTGTACCGGGATCGCGCGACCGGGTTCCCATGGCGCGGGCGCGCCGAGGAGACGCGGAGCGTCGACTGCGCCCGCGGTGCCGCACACGGCGGCAGCCTACGGAGCGAAGCGAGAGGTGGCGCGGGCAAGCGATGGGGCCTGCTGCACTGGACGTGGCTCGCGGCGGTGCTCGTGCTGGGCTGGCTGATCCTGCCCTGGTACTTCATCAGCTCGGGGGTATACCTCAATTGGCCCGACGTCGACGACGCCGACCTCATCGCCCGGCTCTTCGTCGGCGTCGGAGCGGTCGGCATCTGGGACGAGCTCTTCTTCATCTGCACCGTGTTCGCCGTGCTGCTACGGCACTTCCCCGCGTGGGCCGCGAACCTGCTGCAGGCGGTGGTCTTCGTGTCGTTCCTCTGGGAGCTCGGCTACCGCGCCTGGGGGCCGCTGCTCACGATCCCGTTCGCGCTCGTGCAGGGGTACATCTTCCTGCGCACGCACTCGCTCGCCTACGTCGTGACCGTGCACCTGCTGTTCGACGCGGTCGTGTTCGCGGTGCTGGTCCACGCCCACAATCCGCAGCTGTTCGACGTGTTCTTGACGGCGCCGTAG
- the aroQ gene encoding type II 3-dehydroquinate dehydratase: MSRRLLLVNGPNLNLLGTREPEIYGEETLEDVEALVSRIASDFGFGVRAVQSNHEGELIDAIHAAREDCAAIIINPGAFTHTSIALRDALTGVALPVAEVHISNVHAREEFRSHSYISGIAQCVIVGCGVQGYEFAVRRLAALTAG; encoded by the coding sequence ATGTCCAGACGACTTCTCCTGGTGAACGGCCCGAACCTCAACCTGCTCGGCACGCGCGAACCCGAGATCTACGGCGAGGAGACCCTCGAAGACGTCGAGGCGCTCGTCTCGCGCATCGCGTCCGACTTCGGCTTCGGGGTGCGCGCCGTGCAGAGCAACCACGAGGGCGAGCTCATCGACGCCATCCACGCGGCCCGCGAGGACTGCGCCGCGATCATCATCAACCCCGGAGCCTTCACCCACACCTCGATCGCGCTGCGCGACGCGCTGACGGGGGTCGCGCTTCCCGTCGCAGAGGTGCACATCTCGAACGTGCACGCGCGCGAGGAGTTCCGCAGCCACTCCTACATCTCGGGCATCGCGCAGTGCGTGATCGTGGGCTGCGGGGTGCAGGGCTACGAGTTCGCGGTACGCCGTCTGGCGGCGCTGACGGCGGGCTGA
- the trmB gene encoding tRNA (guanosine(46)-N7)-methyltransferase TrmB: MTDQQPLPHKNFDPTTFRDKPVSFVRRSGRMTPSQTRAWEEHREKYVLDIAHGPAATSVADGATGDPEQIFGRKAPLVVEVGSGQGHAILHAAEHRRDTDFLAIEVFRAGLARTMIRAELAKLDNLRLAEVNAPELLEKYLPAGSVDEIWVFFPDPWKKERHKKRRLVSADFARIAHRALKPGGVLRLATDWEDYAEQMREVLDAADGFERGFEGEWADRFDGRVLTAFEQKGAEKGRQIRDLNYLRV, from the coding sequence GTGACCGACCAGCAGCCCCTGCCTCACAAGAATTTCGACCCCACCACGTTCCGCGACAAGCCGGTATCTTTCGTGCGCCGCAGCGGGCGCATGACGCCCTCGCAGACGCGGGCGTGGGAGGAGCATCGCGAGAAGTACGTGCTCGACATCGCGCACGGCCCCGCCGCGACGAGCGTGGCCGACGGGGCGACGGGCGATCCCGAGCAGATCTTCGGCAGGAAGGCGCCGCTCGTGGTCGAGGTCGGCTCCGGACAGGGCCACGCGATCCTGCACGCCGCCGAGCATCGTCGCGATACCGACTTCCTCGCCATCGAGGTGTTCCGCGCCGGGCTCGCCCGCACCATGATCCGCGCCGAGCTCGCGAAGCTCGACAACCTCCGCCTCGCCGAGGTCAACGCGCCCGAGCTGCTCGAGAAGTATCTGCCGGCGGGTTCGGTCGACGAGATCTGGGTGTTCTTCCCCGATCCCTGGAAGAAGGAGCGCCACAAGAAGCGGCGACTCGTGAGTGCCGACTTCGCGCGCATCGCGCACCGCGCGCTGAAGCCCGGGGGCGTGCTGCGGCTCGCGACCGACTGGGAGGACTACGCCGAGCAGATGCGCGAGGTGCTCGATGCCGCCGACGGTTTCGAGCGCGGCTTCGAGGGGGAGTGGGCGGATCGCTTCGACGGCCGCGTGCTCACCGCCTTCGAGCAGAAGGGCGCTGAGAAGGGGCGTCAGATCCGGGACTTGAACTACCTTCGCGTATGA
- a CDS encoding MFS transporter: MSETHPSLSQRLDALPFTRKHGRVLTGSGLGWALDAMDVGLISFIIAALVEHWGISKGESGLIASIGFLGMAIGASLGGLLADRFGRRQVFALTLLVYGAATGASALVGGIALLLVLRFFVGLGLGAELPVASTYVSEFAPARIRGRLIVILEAFWAVGWTAAALIGYFVVPASENGWRWAFALGAIPAVYALIVRWGLPESPRWLAGRGRTAEAERIVGEFESSAVRAGQAVEPGSHAEPGSHVDPVEAREPAHRLGARSRLGGLWSAEFRLRTASIWLVWFCVNFAYYGAFIWIPSILVDAGFDLVRSFGFTLIITLAQLPGYAVAAWLIEVWGRRLTLSLFLMGSAVSAVIFGTVHAEGATIASGMALSFFNLGAWGALYAVTPEIYPTSLRGTGAGWAAGVGRIASIVAPLLVPLMLAAGGAGLTFAVFAVFFVVAAGATWGLVDRRGEALDDR; this comes from the coding sequence ATGAGCGAAACCCACCCCTCCCTGTCGCAGCGTCTCGATGCGCTGCCCTTCACCCGCAAGCACGGGCGCGTGCTCACGGGGTCCGGGCTCGGGTGGGCCCTCGACGCCATGGACGTCGGCCTCATCTCGTTCATCATCGCGGCGCTGGTCGAGCACTGGGGCATCTCGAAGGGCGAGAGCGGCCTCATCGCCTCGATCGGCTTCCTGGGCATGGCGATCGGTGCGAGCCTCGGCGGCCTGCTCGCCGACCGGTTCGGGCGGCGCCAGGTGTTCGCGCTCACGCTGCTGGTCTACGGCGCGGCTACGGGGGCGAGCGCGCTCGTAGGCGGTATCGCTCTGCTGCTCGTACTGCGATTCTTCGTCGGGCTGGGGCTCGGCGCCGAGCTGCCCGTGGCCTCGACATACGTGAGCGAGTTCGCGCCGGCGCGCATCCGCGGCCGGCTCATCGTGATCCTCGAGGCCTTCTGGGCGGTGGGGTGGACCGCTGCGGCGCTGATCGGCTACTTCGTGGTGCCCGCCTCGGAGAACGGGTGGCGCTGGGCCTTCGCGCTCGGGGCGATCCCCGCCGTGTATGCGCTCATCGTGCGCTGGGGCCTGCCCGAGTCCCCTCGGTGGCTGGCCGGGCGCGGGCGCACCGCCGAAGCCGAGCGGATCGTGGGCGAGTTCGAGTCGTCCGCGGTCAGGGCCGGTCAGGCTGTCGAACCCGGTTCGCATGCCGAGCCCGGTTCGCATGTCGACCCTGTCGAAGCGCGCGAACCGGCCCACCGGCTCGGCGCCCGCTCCAGGCTCGGCGGACTCTGGTCGGCGGAGTTCCGACTGCGCACGGCCTCGATCTGGCTGGTGTGGTTCTGCGTGAACTTCGCCTACTACGGCGCATTCATCTGGATCCCGAGCATCCTCGTCGACGCGGGCTTCGACCTCGTGCGCTCGTTCGGATTCACGCTGATCATCACGCTCGCGCAGCTCCCCGGTTACGCGGTCGCGGCGTGGCTCATCGAGGTGTGGGGCCGGCGGCTGACGCTGTCGCTCTTCCTCATGGGGTCAGCGGTCTCGGCCGTGATCTTCGGCACGGTCCACGCCGAGGGTGCGACCATCGCCTCGGGCATGGCGCTCTCCTTCTTCAACCTCGGCGCCTGGGGTGCGCTCTACGCGGTCACCCCCGAGATCTACCCGACCTCGCTACGGGGTACGGGGGCGGGGTGGGCCGCGGGTGTGGGGCGCATCGCCTCGATCGTCGCTCCGCTGCTGGTGCCGCTCATGCTGGCTGCGGGCGGAGCGGGTCTCACCTTCGCGGTGTTCGCGGTGTTCTTCGTGGTCGCGGCCGGGGCGACCTGGGGCCTCGTGGATCGCCGGGGCGAGGCGCTCGACGATCGGTAG
- the argS gene encoding arginine--tRNA ligase translates to MTPQELALALARILTDIVAARGADIEVTEQDTQVERPKNRDHGDWASNAAMKFAKRIGTNPRELAEEIVERAAAIEGVAKAEVAGPGFINITLDAASAGETARRVVEQGEAYGRSDVLAGQRINLEFVSANPTGPLHMGHTRWAALGDSTARVLRAAGADVTSEYYINDAGAQMNKFGRSVLAAALGEEAPEDAYPGEYIQSLGAQVRERIPNLAELAESDREAALEQAQELAYQLQLAEIKDSLERFNVHFDVFFSERTLHAQGENGEPSPIEAAIDRLREQGHVYDEDDAVWVRTTAFGDDKDRVFTRGNGVYTYFAADAAYYLSKMDRGFGEKIYLLGADHHGYIGRLTAIAGAAGDNIETDVTVLIGQLVNLNGARLSKRAGNIIELDDLLEWLGSDALRYWLARYPADSPLSLDGEKLRSRTNDNPVFYVQYAHARTCAVDRNAAAAGVDRSAFAPELLTHQTETDLLGKLQQYPGIVAGAAELREPHRVARFLEELAAAYHRWYDNCRVIPMGEEPVEDLHRTRLWLNDAAGQVLRNGLDLLGVSAPERL, encoded by the coding sequence GTGACGCCACAAGAACTCGCCCTCGCCCTCGCCCGCATCCTGACCGACATCGTCGCCGCTCGCGGTGCCGATATCGAGGTCACCGAGCAGGACACGCAGGTGGAGCGCCCGAAGAACCGGGATCACGGCGATTGGGCCTCGAACGCCGCGATGAAGTTCGCGAAGCGGATCGGCACGAACCCTCGTGAACTCGCCGAGGAGATCGTCGAGCGCGCTGCGGCGATCGAGGGTGTGGCGAAGGCGGAGGTCGCCGGCCCCGGCTTCATCAACATCACCCTCGACGCCGCGAGCGCGGGTGAGACCGCTCGCCGCGTGGTCGAGCAGGGCGAGGCCTACGGTCGCAGCGATGTGCTCGCGGGGCAGCGGATCAACCTCGAGTTCGTGAGCGCCAACCCCACCGGCCCGCTGCACATGGGGCACACCCGCTGGGCGGCTCTCGGCGACTCGACGGCGCGGGTGCTGCGTGCCGCGGGCGCGGATGTGACGAGCGAGTACTACATCAACGACGCGGGCGCGCAGATGAACAAGTTCGGTCGCTCCGTGCTGGCGGCCGCCCTCGGCGAGGAGGCCCCGGAAGACGCATACCCCGGCGAGTACATCCAGTCGCTCGGCGCGCAGGTGCGCGAGCGGATCCCGAATCTCGCCGAACTCGCCGAGAGCGACCGTGAGGCCGCTCTCGAGCAGGCCCAGGAGCTCGCCTACCAGTTGCAGCTCGCCGAGATCAAGGATTCGCTCGAGCGCTTCAACGTGCATTTCGACGTGTTCTTCTCGGAGCGCACGCTGCACGCACAGGGCGAGAACGGCGAACCGAGCCCCATCGAAGCCGCGATCGACCGGCTGCGCGAGCAGGGCCACGTCTACGACGAGGACGACGCGGTGTGGGTGCGCACGACCGCATTCGGCGACGACAAGGATCGCGTGTTCACCCGCGGCAACGGGGTCTACACCTACTTCGCCGCCGACGCCGCCTACTACCTCTCGAAGATGGACCGCGGCTTCGGCGAGAAGATCTACCTGCTGGGTGCCGACCACCACGGCTACATCGGGCGCCTCACCGCGATCGCCGGCGCCGCGGGCGACAACATCGAGACCGACGTCACCGTGCTCATCGGTCAGCTCGTCAACCTCAACGGCGCGCGCCTCTCGAAGCGGGCGGGCAACATCATCGAGCTCGACGATCTGCTCGAGTGGCTGGGCAGCGACGCGCTGCGCTACTGGCTCGCGCGCTATCCCGCCGACTCGCCGCTCTCCCTCGACGGCGAGAAGCTGCGCAGCCGCACCAACGACAACCCGGTCTTCTACGTGCAGTACGCGCACGCCCGCACCTGCGCGGTCGACCGCAACGCGGCCGCGGCCGGTGTGGATCGCAGCGCCTTCGCACCCGAGCTGCTCACGCACCAGACCGAGACCGACCTGCTCGGCAAGCTGCAGCAGTACCCGGGCATCGTGGCCGGCGCCGCCGAGCTGCGCGAGCCGCATCGCGTGGCGCGCTTCCTCGAGGAGCTCGCCGCCGCGTACCACCGCTGGTACGACAACTGCCGCGTGATCCCGATGGGCGAGGAGCCCGTCGAGGATCTGCACCGCACCCGGCTGTGGCTGAACGACGCGGCCGGCCAGGTGCTGCGCAACGGCCTCGATCTGCTCGGCGTCTCCGCTCCCGAGCGACTGTAG
- the lysA gene encoding diaminopimelate decarboxylase, with amino-acid sequence MTTAAPGSDLNAVDARVFPPSARRGSRCGELKLAGIPATELTAKHGSPLYVVDEQAARDRAREVREALQREAARVGTEATVYYAGKAFLCVEVARWMDEEGLAVDVASGGELAVALAAGVDPSRIGFHGNNKSEREIARAVEAGVGTIIIDSEIETERIAAAASAAGRRQRVRLRVNSGVHASTHDFLATSHEDQKFGQPLGEAPRLVEAILAHESLEFVGLHCHIGSQIFATDGFRESARRLLGVYPELERLVGAPIPELNLGGGFGIAYTSEQADEAPRIADIARELADIVAESAREFGVAVPKLAFEPGRSIIGQSGVTLYTVGTTKEVALAGSDAAADPADLGYSSRLYVSVDGGMSDNARPALYGADYQVRLANRSSDAEPALVRVVGKHCESGDIVVQRDVLPGDVRPGDTLAVAATGAYCWSLASNYNYVPRPPVVAVREGASRIIVRGETEDELLAKSVVATLSP; translated from the coding sequence ATGACCACAGCCGCACCAGGCAGCGACCTCAACGCCGTCGACGCTCGGGTGTTCCCCCCGTCGGCACGCCGCGGGAGCCGGTGCGGTGAATTGAAGCTCGCCGGGATCCCCGCCACCGAGCTCACTGCGAAGCACGGCTCGCCGCTGTACGTGGTCGATGAGCAAGCGGCTCGGGATCGCGCTCGTGAGGTGCGCGAGGCGCTGCAGCGCGAGGCCGCGCGCGTCGGCACGGAGGCCACCGTTTACTACGCAGGGAAGGCCTTCCTCTGCGTCGAGGTGGCCCGCTGGATGGACGAGGAGGGCCTCGCGGTCGATGTCGCGAGCGGGGGCGAGCTCGCCGTCGCGCTCGCAGCGGGCGTCGATCCCTCGCGGATCGGCTTCCACGGCAATAACAAGTCCGAGCGCGAGATCGCGCGCGCCGTCGAAGCAGGCGTCGGCACGATCATCATCGACAGCGAGATCGAGACGGAGCGGATCGCCGCGGCCGCGAGCGCGGCCGGTCGGCGACAGCGGGTGCGTCTGCGGGTCAACAGCGGAGTGCACGCCTCCACTCACGACTTCCTCGCGACCTCGCACGAGGATCAGAAGTTCGGCCAGCCGCTCGGCGAGGCGCCTCGCCTGGTGGAGGCGATCCTCGCTCACGAGAGCCTCGAATTCGTCGGCCTGCACTGCCACATCGGCTCCCAGATCTTCGCGACCGACGGCTTCCGCGAGTCGGCTCGGCGGCTGCTCGGCGTCTATCCCGAGCTCGAGCGGCTCGTCGGTGCCCCGATCCCCGAGCTGAACCTCGGCGGCGGCTTCGGCATCGCCTACACGAGCGAGCAGGCCGATGAGGCGCCGAGGATCGCCGATATCGCGCGGGAGCTGGCCGACATCGTCGCCGAGAGCGCCCGGGAGTTCGGCGTCGCGGTGCCGAAGCTCGCGTTCGAGCCGGGGCGCTCGATCATCGGTCAGTCGGGGGTGACGCTCTACACCGTCGGCACGACCAAGGAGGTGGCGCTCGCCGGTTCGGACGCGGCTGCCGATCCCGCGGACCTCGGCTACTCCTCGCGCCTCTACGTGAGCGTCGACGGCGGCATGAGCGACAACGCCCGCCCCGCCCTCTACGGCGCCGACTACCAGGTGCGCCTGGCGAATCGGTCGAGCGACGCCGAACCGGCGCTCGTGCGCGTGGTCGGCAAGCACTGCGAATCGGGCGACATCGTGGTGCAGCGCGACGTGCTGCCCGGCGATGTGCGGCCGGGAGACACGCTTGCCGTGGCGGCCACGGGAGCCTACTGCTGGTCGCTCGCGAGCAACTACAACTACGTGCCGCGACCCCCGGTGGTGGCGGTGCGCGAGGGAGCATCGCGCATCATCGTGCGCGGTGAGACCGAGGACGAGCTGCTCGCGAAGAGCGTGGTCGCGACCCTCTCGCCATGA